From the genome of Salvia splendens isolate huo1 chromosome 7, SspV2, whole genome shotgun sequence:
TGATGATAAAGATAAATTAAGGTACAAGTAATGCAAAGCTAGATGAAAGTACAAAGTTAGAAACTTAGAGATCAATAATTGGATACATCTACACAAGAATTTTAACCATGTGATTAAAGGCAATCATCATTAACTTGTTGAACCTTACACCAAAAATTAATCTGTGTTGCTCATATATAATAAAACATTTCAGTTAAATTTTCCACATTACAATATTGTTAAGAAAAATTGCTCATATACAATATTGTGTATTTGATGGGCTGAATATTAAAGTTGCTTCTGGATACGATCTAACAAGTACTTAATGGGCTTAATATTTTTCTGGTTTTGAGATGAGGTCTATGATGCACATGCCCAATTAGAGGGCCCACTTAAATAGGCTTACAAAGGGATGACCAACAGCCAACAACTGCTTATGACCAATTGCTTCTAGATTTCAAtcattatgttttaattttattttacatttattaattaaagtcactataaaatttaactttataatttttaaaaaacgttTAAAGTGCAATTTGTTAATTACCAACTGGTTTATCTACAGATTGAGTataaaacttttaaaaaattttaaaatgcagttttaaatttcattagagttaatcaaattaaaaagaGAACACGGCGGTGGAATTCTTGAATTGCTCGACAAAAATTTTGAATCTTGTTTTTCGCGACAAGTGGAGTGGCCTCATGAATTTGCGTAAAATAATTTTcgattaatataaattttataaatctATTTGTATAGTAATTATTATTGAGTTTTTTTAAACCACCTACTCCATTCACCCACGTCTCATTAGTAatcaattttgtcatttttggagCCACCTATATTGACTCCTTAGGGACCGTTAGGTAGCTATGTTACAGATAGATAGAATAACTTATCCGGATTTAGTTGTgtgtttggtagctatgttacaAATCTGCATGATCCGTGTTTTGTATCCGGCCCGAACAAAGCTCATTTAAAAGCCTATTTTTCAAGCAACAATGTAACTAACTATTTGCCTAGGTTACATATCTAGTCAACCTAATTAGTTTTAGAAAAATACAATTTTACCTATCAATTTTATGTATAgccatatttatatatacactATATTTTATACAGATAcatactttaattatatttcaatataacAAATACTCCtaataattaatgtaattaatgatatgcaataatataataaaaaaacttaaactttataattattcatataattAATGTACAGTGAGAAATGCTAAATTATGGTATGCTTAGGTATttttaattacataaaatatataataaaaataaaagtaacaaATATAGTTATGGtcatatttacttaatttcTCATTTTTAGCATTAATAAGATGGTATGCTTGAATATTTcttgtataaataaaattatataataaaaattttaaaatgaaatatttaagttatgattaaatttattatgtactccattttatataataaaaaattgtatgCTTGGATATTTTTCATCGTCAACAAATTGCCAAAACCATCCAAAATTAAGGCAACATGAGGGtatttttatcattaaattaaattaacgaGGATAATTTcgacaattttaatttttatctttatttgtAACTTGTTGTGCCAAACATCTGAATAGGATAACTCACAATTATTCTTAGCTACTAAACActcaatcaaaataaattaactaaTCGACTATGATAACTATCACTATTTGTATCATGTCTAGTCGAAACATAACATGGCTACCAAACGATGCTTAGTATATACGAGTATATAGTACTATCACACTAGTGAGTCACTATCCATTATTGTTAAAATGAGATTTGTATTCCACTTAAAACATTCAAATACTTTAAAAATTTTGGCGCGACCTTATATTGATTTCATTATATACACTGGTAAAGTGTGGTTGTTTATTAGGAACTTTGGAAATAACATAAGAGAcaggaaaagaaaaaatgagtaAACACTACAAAATAAACAGTGTTTACCGAGCACCAATGTGCTCGGTGTAAGGCCAAAAGTGCTCGGAAAATTGGGAAATACCGAGCATTTTCCGAGCAATTCAAGTGCTCGGTATTTGCTTCGTCGACATGCTGAGGAAGCACTCCTACCGTGATAGTGCTCGCCAAACTGGTCAACTGCGATCATTCCAAGCACCTTGCTGTGCTCGGAATAGTGGGCTGAATTTGCGTGTGCTCGGAAATTCGCGAGTACCTTCATATTGCCGAGCACCTTTAATTGTGCTCGGTATGTTGCCGAGCATAGTTGAAGGTGCTCGCTATTTTCCGAGCACATTTAACGGTGCTTGGTAACGTAAATAgccttttttagaaaaaataagagagggaAATAGAATAAATAGTGGAATTATTGTTAATGGATTTTGTTGTTCATTTCCGAAGATAGGGAATTTCTATTTTCAAGAAagatattaaaaagaaaagaaattctTGTTTTGGGAAACGAAGGGGAAGGAGTATAAAAAATCTTGCTAGGAAAGCCACTATGAAATGTCTAATTAGTTCTGACACTCATCTCAATAATAGTTCAATTCACATTAAGTAATAGATGAAGTGCATTTTAGATGATGGGTCGGGTCCCAAATGCATTTTTATTGATGGAACAAAATCCAAACATAACTGCATTTTTACAGCATTGAACAAACAAATGTTCAAAATCATAAAGAAAATCCTTGATCAGGAAACATCAACAAGAGGGGTAGCAGCAGCAATTGTAGTCTGCAATAATGGCGCCATAGCATCGTAGATAATCTTTGCGGACAAGGAAGTGGCAGCCTCAGTTGGATGGAATGAATCCCAGAAATAGTATTCATCTCTGTTGCTGCAAGGCGTGCTTCCCTCAACACAGTGCCCTAGCGCATCCCCCGACACCTCGCAACATGGTTTTCCGACCACCGTTATATTGCCGTACGACGGGTTGTCCGTGATTTCACTGACGTACAGGAATCTGGCATCTGGGAGGAGATTCaacgtttttattaatttcttgAGTTTCTCGTTGAAGATCTCGACGGCCGCGTTGCTCGTCTCCACGCACCCTGTCACCGGCGAGACAGGGTACTTGGCCGTCTGCTGCGGAACGCACCCTAATTTTCCGAGTCCGTTCACGGCCACTTTCCTCCCGCCGTTCTTGTATAGCCTCTGGAATATACTATTGGCATTAATACTTGTAGGAGGGACTCATTAATTATGCACTAAAACTCGTGttattttaaaaagttaaaaatgagacttattttccaatttaaatttcttgaaatgaggagagagaaaagtgaACCGACAAGAAGGTGGTTAGAGTATTGTGCGATGGCGAGAGAAGCAAACTGTTTGGGAGAGTATTTAGTGGTGGAGGCGTAGTATTTGGGGAGATAGTTGCCAAGGTAGTCGTTGTTGCCCATTCCCACGTAGTATGTACAGTTGCTAAGATGTTGCAAGCTTAATTTTATGTCTCCAAACATTTCGCCCAATCTCGTAACTATGGCCTCATGATTCGACagttgctcgctcatagtcaacACATCTCCCTTGCAAAACAAACAACCATTCAAACCAATTACTACTAGACAGACCAAAAAAAATGGAAAGGGAAAGTAATTAAAAGTGAAAGTGAGAGATGGAGTACGAAGTGTTGCCCGGATTCATCAAGAATTCCGGCTCCACCCGAGCCAAAGTTGACGCCGTTGATTCTGTCCCAATCCGTGGCGTTGGCGTATGGGGGAAGGGGTTTGTCTATCTCCAGTAGTTCAGCTGTTATATGTCAACCAAGATGACTTATTTCTAAAATGACTGATCCAACCAAAATAACTCActatttctaaaattaaaaatattactactagctagtaatttcattaaataatagtattgtATAAAAATCGTAAAGGGAgtactattactactatttattatcatgtAGAAAATGAGTGCACAAAGAAAAGGATGGTTTAATAATAATGTACCGAGGAAATCTGCGGTATTTCGGCCGTTGGTGAATCTGCCGGTGGGGCCGGCCGGGAAATCAATGCCGTAAGGGGAGTAATTGACCTTGGCGGTTGTGTTGAGGTAATTGTTGTTGCCGTTGTCGACCAATGAATCTCCGAAAATGAAGAAACAGTGAACTTGTGATGCATTGACAACGCCACCAAATTGGAAAATTACAAGATTTAGTAGCACAAAATAGCATACATTTCTCATTATAGAATGAGGCATCATGATGATTATGATTGTGTGGCGAAACATAGATGAGGAGACTCCCTTAAATAGGATACTGATtagacatgcacaaaccgaacggcccggcggttaaccgccggttctggcCCGCCAGTTCAtgaaccgaaaccggaaccggcggtttgaaccggcaggcggtttcgcggttcagGGTCGGGGATTTCTTGAAcagtgaaccggcggttcaaccgaattttttttaaaaaataatttataaaaattgattttaatatttaaaaaacaatttttacaaataaatgaatacaagaaattcataatagcccaaATATATTTGATggacttgcgaatttatgaaaccattcttggttgtttctcttttatagagacatccttgaatgttttatgtttcattttcgatgtgggacaaaatcattcatgcttgtttcttttttatagaaacatcatcgaatgttttatgtttcactttcgatgtgagacaaaatatgttgaagtattttcttttataactacatgtttagagcattcattcatctttttccaatgtgggatacaaaactttcttttgtcctctatttttcttcatgttttgtatgatatatataaacaaaattattattcaaatacattcttgattgataaaaataaagaattattgagaaatatgatttgtatatagaaaatatttatttgtataataattattgttaggtttatacaatttgtattagaattattctttcaatgtgtataatccaatacactc
Proteins encoded in this window:
- the LOC121742354 gene encoding GDSL esterase/lipase At1g29670-like; its protein translation is MMPHSIMRNVCYFVLLNLVIFQFGGVVNASQVHCFFIFGDSLVDNGNNNYLNTTAKVNYSPYGIDFPAGPTGRFTNGRNTADFLAELLEIDKPLPPYANATDWDRINGVNFGSGGAGILDESGQHFGDVLTMSEQLSNHEAIVTRLGEMFGDIKLSLQHLSNCTYYVGMGNNDYLGNYLPKYYASTTKYSPKQFASLAIAQYSNHLLRLYKNGGRKVAVNGLGKLGCVPQQTAKYPVSPVTGCVETSNAAVEIFNEKLKKLIKTLNLLPDARFLYVSEITDNPSYGNITVVGKPCCEVSGDALGHCVEGSTPCSNRDEYYFWDSFHPTEAATSLSAKIIYDAMAPLLQTTIAAATPLVDVS